The Symphalangus syndactylus isolate Jambi chromosome 3, NHGRI_mSymSyn1-v2.1_pri, whole genome shotgun sequence genome has a segment encoding these proteins:
- the CLDN12 gene encoding claudin-12, translated as MGCRDVHAATVLSFLCGIASVAGLFAGTLLPNWRKLRLITFNRNEKNLTVYTGLWVKCARYDGSSDCLMYDTTWYSSVDQLDLRVLQFALPLSMLIAMGALLLCLIGMCNTAFRSSVPNIKLAKCLVNSAGCHLVAGLLFFLAGTVSLSPSIWVIFYNIHLNKKFEPVFSFDYAVYVTIASAGGLFMTSLILFIWYCTCKSLPSPFWQPLYSHPPSMHTYSQPYSARSRLSAIEIDIPVVSHTT; from the coding sequence ATGGGCTGTCGGGATGTCCACGCAGCCACAGTCCTTTCCTTCCTGTGTGGAATCGCCTCAGTAGCAGGCCTCTTTGCAGGGACTTTGCTTCCCAACTGGAGAAAATTACGATTGATCACATTCAACAGAAACGAGAAGAACCTGACTGTTTACACAGGCCTGTGGGTGAAATGTGCCCGGTATGATGGGAGCAGTGACTGCCTGATGTACGACACTACTTGGTACTCATCAGTTGACCAGCTGGACCTGCGTGTCCTCCAGTTTGCCCTACCCCTCAGCATGCTGATCGCCATGGGTGCCCTGCTGCTCTGCCTGATTGGAATGTGCAACACTGCCTTCAGGTCCTCGGTGCCCAACATCAAACTGGCCAAGTGTCTGGTCAATAGTGCAGGTTGCCACCTGGTGGCTGGGCTGCTATTTTTCCTGGCAGGTACTGTGAGCCTCTCCCCATCTATCTGGGTCATCTTTTATAACATCCATCTGAACAAGAAGTTTGAGCCAGTCTTTTCATTTGACTATGCAGTGTATGTCACTATTGCTAGTGCTGGGGGCCTGTTTATGACTTCCCTTATACTGTTTATTTGGTATTGTACATGCAAATCTTTGCCTTCTCCTTTCTGGCAACCATTGTACTCCCATCCACCCAGTATGCATACTTACTCACAGCCCTATTCAGCACGCTCTCGCCTCTCTGCGATTGAAATTGACATTCCAGTAGTTTCACACACCACTTAA